One stretch of Chryseobacterium indologenes DNA includes these proteins:
- a CDS encoding acyl-ACP desaturase: MYQKLVRKEVMGILEKEVGSFLDKFLTPIEKIWQPSDYLPDPSSEEFKHDLEEIQTFAREMPYDLFVTLIGDCITEEALPSYESWLMGVEGIDQEQKVGWANWVRAWTAEENRHGDLLNKYLYLCGRVNMREVEITTQYLINDGFDLGTSMDPYRNFIYTSFQETATNISHRRVGTLAKQSGNGKLAKMCGVIAADEARHAKAYKHFVAKILEIDPSEMILAFEDMMRKKIVMPAHLMRQSGQKAGELWGHFSDAAQRCMVYTGQDYINIMKDLLDEWKIEHVKGLTEKAEKAQEYLMKLPARLQKITDRVATPDLQFQFNWVKS, encoded by the coding sequence ATGTATCAAAAGCTTGTTAGGAAAGAAGTAATGGGAATATTGGAAAAGGAAGTAGGTTCTTTTCTTGATAAATTTTTAACGCCGATTGAAAAAATCTGGCAGCCTTCTGATTATTTACCAGATCCTTCAAGCGAAGAATTTAAGCATGACCTTGAAGAGATTCAGACTTTTGCCCGTGAAATGCCTTACGATCTTTTCGTAACATTAATTGGTGACTGTATCACAGAAGAAGCTCTTCCTTCCTATGAATCTTGGTTAATGGGAGTTGAAGGAATTGATCAGGAACAAAAAGTAGGCTGGGCAAACTGGGTAAGAGCCTGGACAGCAGAAGAAAACAGACACGGAGATCTATTAAATAAATACCTTTACCTGTGTGGCAGAGTAAATATGAGAGAAGTTGAGATCACTACTCAATATCTTATTAATGACGGATTCGATCTGGGAACAAGTATGGACCCATACAGAAACTTTATTTACACAAGTTTCCAGGAAACAGCAACCAATATATCTCACAGAAGAGTAGGAACATTGGCAAAACAGTCCGGAAACGGAAAATTAGCTAAAATGTGTGGGGTAATTGCCGCAGACGAAGCAAGGCATGCAAAAGCTTACAAACATTTCGTAGCTAAAATCCTTGAAATAGATCCATCAGAAATGATTCTTGCGTTTGAAGATATGATGCGTAAGAAAATCGTAATGCCTGCCCATTTAATGAGACAATCAGGCCAAAAGGCAGGAGAACTTTGGGGACATTTCTCAGACGCTGCACAGAGATGTATGGTGTACACTGGTCAGGACTATATCAACATTATGAAAGATTTGTTGGATGAATGGAAGATTGAACATGTAAAAGGCCTTACAGAGAAAGCAGAAAAAGCTCAGGAATATCTAATGAAACTTCCTGCAAGACTGCAGAAAATCACAGACAGAGTAGCCACTCCGGATCTTCAGTTCCAGTTTAACTGGGTTAAGAGCTAA